The genomic stretch ACCCCTTGGGTTTCGACCGCTTCGACGATCGTCGCACCACCCTTCGCACCCGCATCGGCGAGGAAGAACACAAGCCCCATCTCTTGCAGCAAAATGCGCGTCGGCCGCGGGATGTGCCCGATGATCCCACCCACACGGCCGAAGTGCCCGAGCAGGAGCGCGACCAGCAACGGCCCGCCCGCGAGACCGAGCGCGAAGCCGCTTCCACCCGGCAACGGGATCGACCACAACCCCACGCCGATACCCAACGCCACGCCGATCGTGAGCGACACCAGGCTCGTTTCGGAAAACGCCTGCGCCTTGTGCCCGAGATGCGCCTCGAACCGCTTCAACTGCGCCTTCGGCCCCACGACCGTGAGGATATCGTTCTTCTCCAGACGCGTCGCGTAGTCCGGACTGAAGGTGAATTCCATGCGGTCGACTCGCGTGATCACGACACCGTGATCCTTCAACGGCGCGATCTCGCCGATGGTCTTCCCGACGATCTCCGGACGCGTCACGACGAGGCGATCCCGCTCGTTGTCGGCGTCGAGCAACACCTCCTTCGTGCTCGGTTTACCGACCAGAGTCGTCGCAATCCGCACCGCCTTGGGGTCTCCCACGAGCAACACCACCTGTCCCGCGGCGAACTCGTCCTCGTAGCGCACGGGCTCCATACGTTCGTTGCGCCAAATCCGGGCCACCTGACAGGCACCGATTTCCGCCAGACTGGAGTCGCTGAACCTGCGCCCGAACATGTTCGGGTTGGTGACTTCCACCAACTGCCGCTCCACCGAGGCGCCCGCCGCCTCCTCGTCCGAGCCGGCATCGAGTGGCAACTTGAGCAGTCGCGGCAGCAACTGCACGAACAAGACCACTCCGATGACACCCAGCGGATACGCCACACCGTAACCGACGACCGCGGCGCGCGCCTCCTCGCCACCGCCCTCGATCGCCGAAGCCAACGCGGGCGTGCTCGTCATCGCTCCGGCGAAAATGCCCGTCGCCAGACCCGGGCTCAGATCGAACAACTCGGCCAAGGCCCACGTCAGCAACGCACCGCTGCCGACCACGACCACGGCGAGGCGCGCGAGCTGACTACCTTCGCGCTTCAACGCCCCGAAGAATCGTCCGCCCGCGCCGATGCCCACGCAGTAGACGAACAACGCCAGCCCGATCTGCCCGGCTTGGTTCGGCACCGTCAGCCCGAAATGGCCCGCCGCCAGTGCCACGAAGATCACGCCGGAAGAGCCGAGACTGATCCCGGCGATTTCGATGCTCCCCACGAGCAGGCCGAGTCCGACGATCGCAAAGAGCGCCAGCAGAGGCTGCTGGGTCAGCGGGGCGAGGATGGTTTCGGTCATGAAGATCGGATGAATTGTGGCGCCCGAGCGACTCCGCGCGCGCGGTCCGTTCGGTCGCGTCCCTGGAG from Opitutales bacterium ASA1 encodes the following:
- a CDS encoding permease gives rise to the protein MTETILAPLTQQPLLALFAIVGLGLLVGSIEIAGISLGSSGVIFVALAAGHFGLTVPNQAGQIGLALFVYCVGIGAGGRFFGALKREGSQLARLAVVVVGSGALLTWALAELFDLSPGLATGIFAGAMTSTPALASAIEGGGEEARAAVVGYGVAYPLGVIGVVLFVQLLPRLLKLPLDAGSDEEAAGASVERQLVEVTNPNMFGRRFSDSSLAEIGACQVARIWRNERMEPVRYEDEFAAGQVVLLVGDPKAVRIATTLVGKPSTKEVLLDADNERDRLVVTRPEIVGKTIGEIAPLKDHGVVITRVDRMEFTFSPDYATRLEKNDILTVVGPKAQLKRFEAHLGHKAQAFSETSLVSLTIGVALGIGVGLWSIPLPGGSGFALGLAGGPLLVALLLGHFGRVGGIIGHIPRPTRILLQEMGLVFFLADAGAKGGATIVEAVETQGVRIFLVGALITLVPMVVGYLTARRIFGMPIGQTLGGICGGMTSTPALGAIVAKTSRQAPIVSYATVYPVAVILMALLAKMLVAIVS